The following proteins come from a genomic window of Mycolicibacterium rufum:
- a CDS encoding FAD-dependent oxidoreductase, with amino-acid sequence MPSLWTDGRQETPSTATEIGTVTSADVVVVGAGITGLTTAVLLSRAGKKVVVVEARHVGAATTGNTTGKVSALQGSKLANIARKHGSDLLRAYVTGNTEGREWLLRHGDEHGLSYQREDDHAYAQNEKGLSTVRSVFSACKEAGLDAQWVDEADVPFPFAGGVRLRDQAQIDPLPYLSSLVAELEKHGGTLLQGVRATTVSGTGPLRVALRRTAEAQDTRDAQHTVTAQKVVLATGMPVLDRGFFFARLEPKRSYCLAFDVPGDITRSMYLSVDSPTRSVRYAPSPTGDKLIVGGAGHTVGRADHPRGAVTELANWAALHYPGAVQTHYWSAQDYHPVDELPYVGPLLPKLENLLVATGFDKWGMTNGVAAALALSSRILGGRMDWAAAFASWSPHELSGIPTALQLNMEVGLHLAKGWVAPLTASDEPEEGQGVVRGAPWKMTATSVVDGVTRTVSPVCPHLGGVVSWNDSDQAWECPLHGSRFAPDGALIEGPATRGLTPSR; translated from the coding sequence ATGCCTTCACTGTGGACCGACGGCCGCCAGGAGACCCCCAGCACCGCAACCGAGATCGGTACCGTCACCAGCGCCGACGTGGTGGTTGTCGGGGCCGGCATCACCGGGCTCACCACCGCGGTGTTGCTCTCCCGCGCCGGCAAGAAAGTCGTCGTGGTGGAGGCCCGCCACGTCGGGGCGGCGACCACGGGCAACACCACCGGCAAGGTCAGCGCGCTGCAGGGGAGCAAGCTGGCCAACATCGCCCGCAAGCACGGCTCAGACCTGCTGCGCGCCTACGTCACCGGCAACACCGAGGGCCGGGAGTGGCTGCTGCGGCACGGCGACGAGCACGGCCTGAGCTACCAGCGCGAGGACGACCACGCCTACGCCCAGAACGAGAAGGGGCTGAGCACGGTGCGCAGCGTGTTCTCGGCGTGCAAAGAGGCCGGCCTCGACGCGCAATGGGTCGACGAGGCCGACGTGCCGTTTCCGTTCGCCGGCGGCGTGCGGCTGCGCGACCAGGCCCAGATCGACCCCCTGCCCTACCTGTCCAGCCTGGTCGCCGAACTCGAGAAGCACGGCGGCACACTATTGCAGGGCGTACGGGCCACCACGGTGTCGGGCACCGGCCCGCTGCGGGTCGCGCTGCGCCGGACCGCCGAGGCCCAGGACACCCGCGACGCCCAGCACACCGTCACCGCGCAGAAGGTCGTCCTGGCCACCGGGATGCCGGTGCTCGACCGCGGCTTCTTCTTCGCGCGGCTGGAACCCAAACGCTCGTACTGCCTGGCCTTCGACGTGCCCGGCGACATCACCCGGTCGATGTACCTCTCCGTGGACTCGCCGACCCGCTCGGTGCGCTACGCGCCGAGCCCGACGGGCGACAAGCTCATCGTCGGCGGCGCCGGCCACACCGTCGGCCGCGCGGACCATCCGCGCGGCGCCGTCACCGAATTGGCGAACTGGGCGGCGCTGCACTACCCCGGCGCCGTGCAGACCCACTACTGGTCGGCGCAGGACTACCATCCCGTCGACGAACTGCCCTACGTCGGCCCTCTGCTGCCGAAGCTCGAGAACCTGCTCGTGGCAACGGGATTCGACAAGTGGGGGATGACCAACGGGGTGGCCGCGGCGCTCGCGCTGTCGTCGCGGATCCTCGGCGGCCGGATGGACTGGGCCGCGGCGTTCGCGAGCTGGAGCCCGCACGAACTCAGCGGCATCCCCACCGCGCTGCAGCTCAACATGGAGGTGGGCCTGCACCTGGCCAAGGGCTGGGTGGCCCCGCTCACCGCGTCGGACGAACCCGAGGAGGGCCAGGGCGTCGTCCGCGGCGCCCCGTGGAAGATGACGGCCACCAGCGTCGTCGACGGGGTGACCCGCACCGTGTCCCCGGTGTGCCCGCACCTGGGCGGCGTCGTCTCCTGGAACGACTCCGACCAGGCGTGGGAGTGCCCGCTGCACGGTTCCCGCTTCGCGCCGGACGGCGCGCTGATCGAGGGCCCGGCCACCCGCGGGCTGACCCCGTCCCGGTAG